The Agelaius phoeniceus isolate bAgePho1 chromosome 2, bAgePho1.hap1, whole genome shotgun sequence region GTTTCAGTCTTTATCAACAGCATTCACAAATTATTTCTGACACTCTGAATGAGAAAAACACGCCAAAAATAGCAACTTCCTAATGTCACAAGAGAGTAGGATCTAAGTTTTAAGTAGCATCTGTGCCAAAGAAAATAAGTCCTGAAAAATATAAAGTAAGCCAGTCCACACCAGCTGGCTTCAGGACCATACATCAACTTCTGAGTGTTTGACAAAGCCTTGGAGACTTGCCCAGCATCATCCATCCTTCAAGCAGCAGGCTGCACAAATAGAAGTATAAATGGGGAAAGAACTGGCTGCAAAAAGGGATCTGAGGGTGCTGGTCAACAAGAACTCAACAGGAGTGAGCAGGGAGGATGCCCAGGCAGCCAGGAAGGCAAACccatcctggggtgcatcaaacacagcacagccagatgGACAAAGGAGGTGACTGTCCCACTGTATTCAGCATtggtgcagcctcacctggAGGTGGAGTTCTGGGCACAAAATCATACTCAGAGCTGCAAAATTATGACCATGTAGAATTTTAGTTGTGTACTTACTTCCAAGCCCCTAAACCAGCTTGCCAACGGTCTGCAAACATCAGTACTAAATTCAACACTTTCATTATGGCTTCCTTCACAAAGCTCAcctaaaataattaaaacacaaGGAGTAAGTCAGATATTCATTGTTAAGCataataattttcattattacATTGCAATGCAAAGGCTTCACATGCCATTTAATCTAACCTGTAAAAACAATCTCCTAAGTACAATGTGATTCTTCCAAAGTGAAGATGTTTGTATTTGTTCTCCAATTAATTTCCCAGCTGACTACTTGGATGTGGACTTTGCACAGACAGTATGTGGGATAAAAGGTGACAAAGCTATCCAGGTACCTCCATTTCCTGCCATACCAGTATGTATAATCCTCCTAACATTAACAAGCCTTGGTTAGTACAAAAACTCCCATCTTCTAGAAACAAACAAGTCATGTAGTCCCCAATATAAACAATTCAATTTTATCCTTTTTCCTTGATAGAATTGAGCTGAGAACAGCAAGGGAAACTGGATCTCAGTGTGAAAAGCTACTTCCTCAAGTGTACCTATATATTGCTTAGTGTATATATGCTGCAAAACAGACTGCATAATTAGTACACAGCTACTTTCTTGTCCTGATAACTCAGTACAACAATTATACTAATTTTTCACTCACCTTTTCTCTCAGTAAGCAGCGATCATGAATCGTAGATAGATATCTGTAATGAATCTTTATCAATTGATCTAAGTCTTTGGCTTCTTCTACCTGATGCTGAAACTCCAAGCCTGTACTGTGGAGAATCTTAAAAAGAAGACCAAAGTTATTAAATTCAATGCTGTACACAAGTGATTGTGACTCTCTtccaatatatttttaaagagcCTGAAATTGCATGATTCATTTACTCTTCCCTCTCAAATTTTAGGATTAGCCTCCAAATTACCATCAATAGCAAAAATTCAAGCTCTTCTCAGAACTACACAGCAACATTCCTCACAGAAATAGATATATTGCCACTACACAGGGACACAATGACTATCCTGAGAGAGGCTGAACTGGAGCATATACTAGttttattaaaagcaaaaaaggcaATAATAGAGCAGATATGTATCTACAGGCATTGCCTTTGAATTTGGAAAGTCATGTATATACTGTGTACAAGAGATTTTTGAGAAGAATCCATCCAACTAAAATATCTGTTGTAACACTTTTATAAGCCTAATAGCTTTTAAGTTACAGCTTACAGAAACCTCATCTTACATTACTGTGCTTAAGTCATCTAGAACTGGGAGAAACAGGCAAAAGAATCAGTAACACCCAAAGATCAATCACATGCATGTAGAACTTCAACAGCATTTTTAGAATTACTGATTTAAAATGGCCAAGTTGAAACTGAAACATGTGCGGAAAGGACATTATATTTACattctgctttttatttgagagggtttttttaggttttaaaggaaaaggaatacTTCATCTACAGTTACAAGCTCCTAAGATAAATGAAATCGTGATATAAGACAAACCCTAGTCATGATGTAGTTGTGCAGGCTGTTGACAAAATGCATAAGTTTCACTCTTAAGAGGAACATGCGATGTATTTGTTGTTTTATACTTTCTTTTTGTGGTCCAAATACAGCAAGTGTTCCTTGTTCTAATGAAGTTCCTTCCTTCACCTGTGAGTTTTCTGCAGCAGAGACtaattcttaaaaaaagaaaagcaagaatgTTGTGTTTTTTGGGAAAAGACTTAAACAAAAAGTCACACCCATAAAGtttaaacagtaaaaaaaaacatATCCTTTCAGGAAGATAATTACTTAGCTGATGTTCAAAATATAGATGAACCCATCAATTTCCTAATTTATATTTCTAAGACATGAAGTCTATATCCACTTTACACGGGACAGGAAGATTATAACATTAACTTGGTGaacaaaatactaaaaaaatctttctatAATCCCCCAACAGTTTACTGTTTTTCAACCTCAAATAGagtatttttttcatcttgttTTCTTAAATTGTCTACAAGGTATTATTCATAAAAAGGACTATACATAAACATTAGGGTGTGGTAGACAGACTTTCTTTCACCAGCAAAGAATGAAGTAGCAAGTTTCCAATATAACTAACTAGACGTGAATCAAAGAGACAAAGGGGATGCATGAATGGAGCCGTCCCTGAGGCTGGAAAGAAGTGAAAAACACGCCCAGCTTAATACATGTAGTTTGTGACACTAAAATAGATTATTATTTTATAGAATGAATCAAAATACTAACTAGTTTATACTACttactgcagaaagcagaagaCTAATCATATCCTTAGACCTCAGAATATGTTAATACACAGAAACTTTCATTGATGAAGTATCTTACCATCAAACCGTAGAACATCTAGACTATACTTGGCCCACTTTATTTGCAGCAAGAGCAGAAAAACTTGATTGTAAATTTTTTGGCATTCTAAGCTTATAACTATATCCACAGGCCAAGGAACCTAGGAGGAGGAGAGGATAATAAAGATAGAAAATGTAAATCAGTTTCATACAACATTTCAAATCTGTAAGAACTGCAGCCATTTTAACTCTACCTTGTAACTCAATGTCAAACCATCCAAGGTGTGGACAGGGAGTTTCTTCTTTGCTGTATCAACACTTTCAAACGATATTGACAACCTACGCAAGGAAACAGGTGACGTAATTGGTGAGAATCTGCTTTAGATGAGTAGCTAGTTTCACTAACTTCTATTTCTCACTGCTAACCATTAACTGTCTGATTTAATCTGGAGGACTTGGGTAGAAAAGAGGAGAACAGCTCAAAACTTCAttaaaacacattatttttatGAGTACACAATAATTAGTATTGTGCTATGCAAGTGAAATACATTAATACAGCTAAGTGAGAAAGAAATGTAACAAAAGCATATTTTGCACTTTACCTTGCACTGTCCTCAGGATATCGTTGTCCAACTGCTTCTTGTAGATGAACATTTAAGAAAGCAACATTCTGCCAAGTTTCCTTTTCTCTAATTTTGTCAAAAATAGATGTATAGAAGTCATACATGGTATCTCCAGCTTCAAGTAAGAAAAAATTTCTCATTGCCTGCAAATATTCTACAAGCCTGAACAGGAGAAACATATAACATTTCCTGAGTCTCACCATACAACTGAATACAAAACACAACTGTTACAGaaacaaaaatcttaaaaactcaGTATTGAATACAAACATAACAAAATCTACAGTGAATCCTTTGTTTAACCAAGGCATTTTTCCCTGTAAGCTTTAACAGCTCCATTGACTTCACTGGAAGATATCTTAGAGGCTAGGTAATTCTCAGAAATAGCAGAGTTTGGAAATCCTGTCCCTCTCCgtgaaatgaatttaaaatgaCAACACTACTAAGAAATACTGTTGGAAATAATATCCCCACCAAACATCCACTGATGACAAATGACAGCTTTGCTCTTGATTCAAGCTAGACCAAGTTTTTGCCCAAGAGTCTATCATGTCAGATATTATACCTATTCTCCTTAATGACTTCACAGCTGTTTATCAAACTGGAGtagaaacaaaacacagaattgCTTCTTTTAGTGATGACATACCActggtaataaaaaaaaaacaaagttaaggaaaaagaaatctacTTTCTTACCTATAATCCTTCTTTAAAGTTTGCATCAAATTACCACAGCATTCCAAGTATTGCTTGTCTATGTGAGGATAAAGACAAGACCTCAGTGTCAGTTCAAAAGTCTGGCAGGTCACAGATTCTGAGGATCTATCCACACAGACATCCCCACCAGTAAACTTCTCATGAAAGTCACTCTGTTCCAAATACaatcttcaaaataaaacaagataTTTAGGGAAGAAGGCTCATTATTCATAAGAGGTATAAAACAATGTCATACCTTTAAGGATTTTAATAAATTGGGTCCTTTGCTCTGAAATATATGGTGCAGGGTAATAAAAGCTGATTATAAGCAGAGCATGTATCCAGCCTATAAGGTGATCCATCATACTGTTTGTGTATCACCAGACATGAGAGTAACATAGAGGACAGCATTCTACAATCACATACCTGCTTAAGGCACACTCCTGAAAAACATATTATCTATAATATTATATGATGGGAAGAAAGTGTCTATGTGACACATTTGGCAAGTTTAGTTGTTTTTACAAAGAAAGCATCAAATTATTGCAtcaaatattctttaaaaagcTAGTTGCCAGTTGTAACCACTCTAAGAGGAAGACCAGCTCATAGCAGCTATTGCCAGGATAGACTAAATGAGCTAGATACTAAATTAATGTAGCAATTTTGACAACTAGAATAGTCCCAATAAGCAAGGGAAACCAAGTCCTAGCTATGATTTCTTTAAAACAAGTTCCTCCTTTTCTAAGGTCAGTTTTAAAACATGTAAATACACCATTAATATTTAGTAAAAACATAAATAGCTATTTTCTTATTTGTAATCACATAATAAGATTTTTAGAGTTTATCCTTCCTGCTAATTTCCAAAACATTTATACTCTCTATAGGACTTCCCTCACTATGAAGAATGAAGAATATTTATGCAAGTAACATGAATTTTGGAAGGCTTTTACAGTTAAATGATTTAAGCACAGCAAAACTGAAGCTGCATTCTTCTAAGAATATACTTGGTGCAAATCAAAGACATTGTGTACAAAAACCAAGGAAGCTCATTGAAAAGTTCAGATTTAACAATGGCATTCACTATTAAACCACTTATTTGTTAAAAGCCTGCTATGATAAAGACTACCCCAATTTTCTAAGCTACCAACTGCAGGTAGCACATTATTCACTggttttaattgtttttctttaaccATGCACAAGCAGAGTGTCCATTTAGCTTCTGTCATTGATTGTTGGTGCTTGCCTTTATTTTGAACTTGCTTGTTTTCAGTAGCAGCAGTAATGAAAATGTGATCTACCAAATGTCACCAGGCTGAATATTGCTTTCAACAACACAGCAGGAAGATCATTCATTTACCTGGCAAAATTAATAGCCAGCAGTGGGTCATGGACATCATCCAGTTCCAAGTGTCTTTCTGCTATGGACTGCATCTTTATCAGGCTCTGCTTTGTGGCCTGCTGCTCTGTAATAATGTCTGGGACAGACTCCTCCCCGTGCCGTAAGCGAGACTGCACCGATTCCAGGAACAGCCTATATAAACTCTTCCTTTCAGCATCTGAATTGGGCAACACATTGCAAAAAACATCATCTCAACTGAAAGAACTCCACAGTCCAACATTCACAagctaatttttaaaatgctacaTTTAGATCTCTATTCAGATAAAATACCttcaaataaatgtttaaatataTAGGACTAGCCCAATGCCTAACATCAGGCATATGGTCAAATGCATGGCAGAATGGGTATCTGAAATATCAAATATTTTTGAGATTGTTAAACAACTTTCTACTTCAGGTGCAAAGACAATTAACTTTTAGCACCTGACAATCTTTCAGTATGTACTGAAGTGAGTCTCCAAAATAACTTAACTACCTCTATTTTTAAACATGAAGaagcagcaaaatgaaaaaaattattttgtttccttaaaaaaaaaggcaaaaaaccccccaaacccaacattaGCTATAATGTTGTATTGTGTTTTACAATCACTCAAGATGAATATCCTAGATATCCAAACATCTTTGATCTACTTATGAGTAAGCTTTAAAAGTAAATTCCACATGCTATCTTAGATTACTCAACCACTGAGTAATGGAaaacaattatttatttaaaactaCCAATTTTACTATTATAACATACAAGCTGATTTTGTCTCATAacaaaaaaatagttttgtaaGCACATGAAAAGAAGTTTGTGAAAAATTTAAGGCAATAAAAAGAACGTGGAACTCTCAACTTTATTCCCTTTGCTCTTTTCACTTGTTTGGATTGGAAGTGTTTTCCATCAGACCTGAAGTTACCAACCACAATACTGGCATTCCACAGAGTATTATATTATTCTAAAGCCAGGGGAAGCCCATTACCAAAAATACACCCATACTGTTAGACAGCCTAAGGCACAATGGTGTACAAACTGACATCTCACCTCTTGATGCAGCCTGCTGTGGAGAACCGTCTTTGCATTGAAGGTTCTTCAATAGCTGCATGGATTTTCCAGCCATAATAATTTGCTTTAGCACAGGTTTTAGAAAAGAAACCATTGTGTGCTGTCTGCTTGAAGGAGCCTGATCACTGCCAGAACTGGCACTGGCATTATCACTCATCTTTTCTTCATTCTCTGTCTTTTCTGACACACTATATAACGTGTAAGTAGCATACCAAAAATCTCTGTGATTAACTGGAACGTTTTTgtttctgcaaagaaatgaaacaCTCTTGAgtattttcctttccaaaagAAAACTTTGTTACTAGAGGATATGTATCCTCTCTGTTCtgtactttgcctttctcttaGGACAGTCACAAAGTATTTTCAAAACTGTGTAAAATTAGGTCATCCCTATTTGCAAACTGTCTAGGAAAAGGATAAACAACTAGCTCACAGGAGATAAAACAACTGtacaaacaaataaaccccAATAGCAAGTCAAATAGAGCAATTATAATTAAATTTGTCCAGGATGTTAACTATTCAAAGAGGCATACATTCTTAGCGTCAAAATGATGAGTGACTGACTTACTGACTTATTTAAAACCTCAAACTGAAGTAACTACTACTAGGAAAGCTGAAAAATTCTAGAGTAGGTGAAACTCAATTTTTAGTtcactttggattttttttgttgtttacatcagataCTCAGTTTGGTCTTTGAAGTCAGATGGACAAACCTGAATTAGACAATTCAAGCGAAGCATAAATATAAGTTGAGATCAGCCCTGTTGGTAGCACTGAAAACGTAACTAGAGAACCACAAAAAGAGGACATAATAAGGATGCTAAGGATCTCTGGTACTAAGGAATAATTACAATAATTACTGCTAGAGCTGTTGTCTTCATGCTCACCTCAACATGTGTTAACAGACACGGGTTCAATTAAGTTTGGCAGATAGGAAAAAATGGATTTGTAATTACAAGCCAGAACTTTAATTTCTATATTCActttcccctccaagctgtcaAAAAAGGGACCAACAAAATGTAGCATAGCAACAGGACAAAAATTAATAGCTCAAGTAATGTTTAGGGTATGCACATGTAATTTAAGACACCATATTAACTTTACCACAAGTCAGAAGCAATGACTATTTTAATTACAAATAGCATTTGATTCATAACAACTTAAGATTAATAGAAGaatttaaaagtaaattttgtaatttttgcaAATGTCTTGGGTTTGAAAAATGgttaattgcttttaaaaaaagtcagTACACTCCAAGTCAGCCTGCTCATTATTTACTATAGAtggaaaaaacacaaaataatggatttctactctacAACAATATGTGATAGAGATCCATATCTATGTAATTTCCCTAATGGGAAGTTTGAGACAAGTTATGATTAAGTATGATTAAGAAGTTATTTCTTAAGCAAAATTACAAATGTGAAAACCTGCTTTTACTGTTACCCTTTGCCCTAGGTTCTACAGCAGGTTTACTTGCATAGCATTATGTGTGTCTAGTATCAAGCATCCCTACCTCTGAATAATAAATTCCTTTGCAGGATCAAACAAATTACCATGGACTATCCACTCATCCACTGTCTGTAAGTATGGCCTCACAGTTTCAACCcagagagagaacaaaaggGATACCTgaattcaaaggaaaaaagaaaaaaactggcTGAGTGTTTTTATACCAAACATTGAAAGCAATATGGTGAAGCCTAATCTCTTAATTGTGTAATCAGTTTGTAACATATACACAACTACACTAAAGGATTTTAAagataaaacattaaaataaaaattgcagctttttttttaatgaaagccTGTATTATTCACGGTTCCCCTTGTTACTCTTGTAATCACAAATCCAAACAGTATCTTTTCACCCTAACATCTCTGAAGCAGCAAGGGATAGTCATAAAACACTCTGTGGTTTCATAACATCAaaatcaggaaaacaaaaggctACAATGACATCAACCATATCTTCAATAGTATAATCACGTTACTGTAAAAATCCAAACTCCCACATTTCAGCATCAACTGAATCATGCAGCTGTAGAAATAGGAGGGAAAGCTATTCCAAAGTTCCCTCTTTCAAAACAGCTTCCTGGACCCTGATTTTTCAGAGTCCTTCCCCCCGGTCCTCAGAAAACACTGCTCTTGTGGAGAGAAAACACTCTCATAAATCCATTTTCGTCAGGTTGAGTGAACTCATGTTAAAAAACAATAATGCATTAGTTACTAAATCTAGTAACTAATTTAGTTATTTCTAGTGTGTTGTTTTTCTATTaaggaaggaattctttttcccctaCCGTTTGCTCAGATGCCTCTCCAACACTGTCATATTCCAGAATAGCTTTGTAGAGGGTATTAAGTAGATGAGATGCTCGTACAACATTTCTAGTGTCAGGTGGCACTTCTGCTACTCCTGTGCTGAACACCTTGTGAAGCACCTTCAGCTGGGCCAGTCTGGGAGACAACTTATCTATTACTATAGAAAGTGTGACTGTTTTAtctggaaataaaagaaaaaacccaagatGCATAAAATAACATCCaacaaaaatgcaaattttgtcAGTATTAATTATTTGTGTATCTCCCTCATGTAAAACTTCCTTTGCACTGTACCTTTGTTGATTATACATTTTTCAATTTCAGTAAGTTCTTCTTTAAagctaataaaatatttatacaaaGCCCACATAAAAGCTTGGTAGGTTCTGAATGGGGCTTCAGTAGTCTTCTTTGGAGTGGAAACTGTTCCATGCATTATGCTTTCTGGGGTGTGTCCCATCA contains the following coding sequences:
- the TUBGCP5 gene encoding gamma-tubulin complex component 5 isoform X2, whose product is MAAPPASPGPRSRFEQEQDRAVRALVRCVTSLPEEELGGERFQAALNFAWSNFRFHRFLDVNSHKVERTIEGIHEKLVIHSDLGKAASWKRLTEKFLNLPLPSTEETKTDTHYSILSLLLCLSDSPSNTTYVEKPRVKEVEKEEEFDWAKYLMEGEEIYFGPGVDTPDLSGESEEEEDTQPLSREDSGIQVDRTPLEDQDPNKKAVPNASWKVAEPDARSWLEQHVVPQYWTGRAPRFSHSLHLHSNLAAVWDHHLYTSDPLYVPEERTLVTETQVIRETLWLLSGVKKLFIFQLNDGKVTVRNDIIVTHLTHNCLRSVLEQIAAYGQVVFRLQKFIDEVMGHTPESIMHGTVSTPKKTTEAPFRTYQAFMWALYKYFISFKEELTEIEKCIINKDKTVTLSIVIDKLSPRLAQLKVLHKVFSTGVAEVPPDTRNVVRASHLLNTLYKAILEYDSVGEASEQTVSLLFSLWVETVRPYLQTVDEWIVHGNLFDPAKEFIIQRNKNVPVNHRDFWYATYTLYSVSEKTENEEKMSDNASASSGSDQAPSSRQHTMVSFLKPVLKQIIMAGKSMQLLKNLQCKDGSPQQAASRDAERKSLYRLFLESVQSRLRHGEESVPDIITEQQATKQSLIKMQSIAERHLELDDVHDPLLAINFARLYLEQSDFHEKFTGGDVCVDRSSESVTCQTFELTLRSCLYPHIDKQYLECCGNLMQTLKKDYRLVEYLQAMRNFFLLEAGDTMYDFYTSIFDKIREKETWQNVAFLNVHLQEAVGQRYPEDSARLSISFESVDTAKKKLPVHTLDGLTLSYKVPWPVDIVISLECQKIYNQVFLLLLQIKWAKYSLDVLRFDELVSAAENSQVKEGTSLEQGTLAVFGPQKESIKQQIHRMFLLRVKLMHFVNSLHNYIMTRILHSTGLEFQHQVEEAKDLDQLIKIHYRYLSTIHDRCLLREKVSFVKEAIMKVLNLVLMFADRWQAGLGAWKMESIEKMESDFKNCHMFLVTVLNKAVCRGSFPHLESLALSLMAGMEQS
- the TUBGCP5 gene encoding gamma-tubulin complex component 5 isoform X1; translation: MAAPPASPGPRSRFEQEQDRAVRALVRCVTSLPEEELGGERFQAALNFAWSNFRFHRFLDVNSHKVERTIEGIHEKLVIHSDLGKAASWKRLTEKFLNLPLPSTEETKTDTHYSILSLLLCLSDSPSNTTYVEKPRVKEVDSFLNDLCTFPRRCFECTFSPFQECEYEEVISNNTNYKKEEEFDWAKYLMEGEEIYFGPGVDTPDLSGESEEEEDTQPLSREDSGIQVDRTPLEDQDPNKKAVPNASWKVAEPDARSWLEQHVVPQYWTGRAPRFSHSLHLHSNLAAVWDHHLYTSDPLYVPEERTLVTETQVIRETLWLLSGVKKLFIFQLNDGKVTVRNDIIVTHLTHNCLRSVLEQIAAYGQVVFRLQKFIDEVMGHTPESIMHGTVSTPKKTTEAPFRTYQAFMWALYKYFISFKEELTEIEKCIINKDKTVTLSIVIDKLSPRLAQLKVLHKVFSTGVAEVPPDTRNVVRASHLLNTLYKAILEYDSVGEASEQTVSLLFSLWVETVRPYLQTVDEWIVHGNLFDPAKEFIIQRNKNVPVNHRDFWYATYTLYSVSEKTENEEKMSDNASASSGSDQAPSSRQHTMVSFLKPVLKQIIMAGKSMQLLKNLQCKDGSPQQAASRDAERKSLYRLFLESVQSRLRHGEESVPDIITEQQATKQSLIKMQSIAERHLELDDVHDPLLAINFARLYLEQSDFHEKFTGGDVCVDRSSESVTCQTFELTLRSCLYPHIDKQYLECCGNLMQTLKKDYRLVEYLQAMRNFFLLEAGDTMYDFYTSIFDKIREKETWQNVAFLNVHLQEAVGQRYPEDSARLSISFESVDTAKKKLPVHTLDGLTLSYKVPWPVDIVISLECQKIYNQVFLLLLQIKWAKYSLDVLRFDELVSAAENSQVKEGTSLEQGTLAVFGPQKESIKQQIHRMFLLRVKLMHFVNSLHNYIMTRILHSTGLEFQHQVEEAKDLDQLIKIHYRYLSTIHDRCLLREKVSFVKEAIMKVLNLVLMFADRWQAGLGAWKMESIEKMESDFKNCHMFLVTVLNKAVCRGSFPHLESLALSLMAGMEQS